A single Vicia villosa cultivar HV-30 ecotype Madison, WI unplaced genomic scaffold, Vvil1.0 ctg.001361F_1_1, whole genome shotgun sequence DNA region contains:
- the LOC131634831 gene encoding cytochrome P450 714A2-like — MELEYQWLKKLWWTVGLIVISSVVILVEKVILRPRRIRKMLEKQGIKGPKPSFPFGNVTEMQKIRPQRPESADITEDWVYSLFPYFHTWKQQYGSLFTYSTGIKQHLYVEDGKVIKDLSVHMSPDLGRVEYLNKALLPMLGDGILRANGKSWIFQRNLIIAELFMSKVKTMVGYMEGSALEIVQKWERLINESKDKVVEIVIENDLKVLSEDIISKACFGSDYQQGKYIFERLAGIQNKLSKTSTLLGFLNLSFLPSKESKEVWKLKKEVDVLIMNIIHAREKQNQENNNGEKQNDLLQKIIEGVAKEKLLNASGKGTLKPGHDMNQLIIDICKSIYFAGSESTAISVVWALYLLSVYPEWQQRIRDEISEIFGDDVPPSFTDMSKLQKMKTLTMVVLESMRIYGPAVTNSRETFADLKIGDLVLPKGLYLWMFVPLLHRDVDNWGPDATEFKPERFANGLSGACKYPQAYMPFGYGSRFCLGQNFTLTEIKIVIALMVYNFDLKLSPNYVHCPGSNFLLVPKYGMKLHVSKRNTGK; from the exons GCAGTGTTGTGATATTGGTGGAGAAAGTGATTTTGAggccaagaaggattcgaaagatGCTTGAAAAACAAGGTATCAAAGGACCAAAGCCTTCATTTCCATTCGGAAATGTTACTGAGATGCAGAAGATTCGTCCTCAACGTCCTGAATCTGCTGATATCACTGAAGATTGGGTTTATTCTTTGTTTCCATATTTTCATACATGGAAACAACAATATG GCTCATTGTTTACCTACTCCACTGGAATCAAGCAACATTTGTATGTTGAGGATGGTAAGGTTATCAAAGATTTGAGTGTGCATATGTCCCCTGATCTTGGTAGGGTTGAGTATCTAAACAAAGCATTATTGCCAATGCTTGGAGATGGTATTCTCAGAGCCAATGGAAAATCATGGATCTTTCAAAGAAATCTTATTATTGCTGAATTATTCATGAGCAAAGTTAAG ACTATGGTAGGTTATATGGAAGGTTCAGCCCTAGAAATTGTCCAAAAATGGGAAAGGTTAATAAATGAGAGTAAAGACAAGGTAGTAGAGATAGTGATTGAGAATGACCTCAAGGTTCTTTCTGAGGATATTATTTCAAAAGCATGTTTTGGCAGTGATTATCAGCaaggaaaatatatttttgaaagatTAGCAGGAATACAAAACAAGCTTTCCAAGACTAGTACTCTTTTGGGATTTCTAAACCTAAG TTTTCTCCCTTCAAAAGAAAGCAAAGAGGTATGGAAACTGAAAAAAGAGGTGGATGTATTGATAATGAATATCATACATGCTCGCGAAAAGCAAAACCAAGAGAACAACAATGGTGAGAAACAAAATGATCTATTACAGAAGATAATAGAAGGTGTTGCAAAGGAGAAACTCTTGAATGCTAGTGGAAAGGGTACTTTGAAACCTGGCCATGACATGAACCAGTTGATTATAGATATCTGCAAAAGTATCTACTTTGCTGGCTCTGAATCCACTGCTATTTCTGTTGTTTGGGCTTTGTATCTCCTCTCGGTTTATCCCGAATGGCAACAACGTATTCGAGATGAGATTTCGGAGATCTTTGGTGATGATGTGCCTCCTTCGTTTACAGATATGAGCAAACTTCAAAAGATGAAAAcg CTAACAATGGTGGTTCTAGAGAGTATGCGTATCTATGGGCCCGCAGTGACGAACTCAAGGGAGACTTTTGCTGATTTGAAGATTGGTGATTTAGTGCTGCCTAAAGGATTGTACCTATGGATGTTTGTTCCATTGCTGCATCGCGATGTTGATAATTGGGGGCCGGATGCAACTGAATTCAAGCCAGAAAGATTTGCTAATGGTCTTTCGGGTGCTTGTAAGTATCCTCAAGCTTACATGCCATTCGGATATGGGAGTCGATTTTGCTTAGGTCAAAACTTCACCCTGACGGAAATCAAGATCGTGATCGCTCTTATGGTCTACAATTTCGACCTTAAGCTTTCGCCAAACTATGTGCATTGCCCTGGGTCGAATTTCTTGTTGGTGCCGAAGTATGGTATGAAGCTTCATGTTAGCAAGCGTAATACGGGAAAATGA